The Triticum aestivum cultivar Chinese Spring chromosome 5A, IWGSC CS RefSeq v2.1, whole genome shotgun sequence genomic sequence CAGTCTTCTTCAACAACCACACATACACATGACTGTAATAACCTTACAGGGAATGCCATCTTTTGCGACGCAGCCTGGGAGAGACGCATAGATTCAGAGCTGGGCCATGCTGGCTTAGGAGTAATCATCACCATGCAAGACAATCGGCACCTTCAACGACTACACGTCTATGCGCTTTCGCCTCCAGTTTCATCACCCCTCCAGGCTGAGACTTATGGGCTGCTACTAGCTACTAAGTTAGCAGATCTTCTGCAGGTTCAGAACCCTCACTTTTGCACCGACTGCTCGATGTTAGTTTCGGCGGCAAGGTCATCAACGGTATTTGCTGCTCCAGGATGTTGGGAGAACAGACCTCTCCTTGCAGAGATCCAAGCCTCTCCCTCTTCTAGTCGTAACAAGATCACTCACATCAATAGAAGCAACAATGTAAAAGCTGATCATCAAGCTCGATTAGCTTTGCGGATTCAGTCAAGGTCCTTAGCTCTTCGTTGCTTATGTACACAAGCAGATCGAGGTCAATGTCCCGGAAAGGACATAGTTTCTGGTTCTAGCATGAGTCCCTTCATGCTTCTTTCTGTAAAATGCACCTGATCATCAATAAAGTTTTCTTgtgttcaaaaaaaataaaattgattACAACCCTCGCTCTCACACGCCCCTGCCATATGCCCATATGCTAAGGTAGTTAATAATAACAGCATTTCGTTTGTGTTCTACTGCACCTGCATAAAACCGGAGGAGCCAATGTCTCGCGGCTCAACTGAAAGACCTGAAATACGTACATTATTATTTGCCTGATCGTTGACTAATCTCTCCATATCCTAGTACGGTGAGCATTCATTCGGTTGGGTTGCGTCGTGTTGCCCTAGCTTGGCCATTGTCGTTGGCATGCCTGGATTAAACAAGGTTTCGGCTGTCCGATGCGTGCGAACCGCAAACACGGCCGCCTTGCGACGTCCCAGAAATGAGAGGAATTGCTTCCAATGCAACCGGCGTCGACGTGGACCTGCGAACAAACCGCTAATCCCTTGTCGGATGTAAATCCATCTGGACTTGCTTTTTTGTCCTTGGGTTCACTCACAGATTCACGCTCGCCCAACGCCAAACAAACACCTCGAGCTTTATCTGTGCTCTGTCGAATGTTCGTTGCGTCTTCTCTCTTTCTCTTGGTTAGATTCAATGGCTACCGGTAGTCGTGTTTTGTTTTTCCATTTTCCATTACCACCCACTCATCGAAAAGGAGGCAACTGTGGCGCTGGATCACCTGCAAGATGCTGTCAACTGCTGTTTGATTACTGGTTAGAGAACAACATTTCTTCCGTGCAATTTATGGGAAAGGCATCAGTTTCTCCACTCGATAATTGGTGGCGCATATGGAGCTGATGTGCCCTGACTAATGTCACATCTGACTTAACTTTGAAAAACTCTGGTATTAAACTAAAAAAACACCATAATCACGCTGCAACTTACTTAGGTTTTATATGTCGAGAAATTATTGCTCGTTTTTTGGATGTTGTTTTGAGTAGTATAGAACCAATGTCGAAATGCTTAACCAATTGCAGAGAGACAGACCGTGGCGTGGTCTTTCAATCAATCAATCTCTAAAATATTTCAACTCCGACCACAATCGTCATTGCTGGTGGGATAGCTAGGTGTGTACAATCAATCTAGACCTTTAATGTATGGATCCAAGATTAATCTTCGTAATCAAAAAGTATAGAATATCATTGATTGGCATTGATTTTCCAGACCGCAATCATTGCAGTACCACACCAGGTGACGCTCCAAAATCTTGATGGAAAAGAACGTATGATAGTTCTGCCGGAAAAACAAATATGATAGTGATACTATGTCCAATATGTATATTCTGTTGGAAATATGAACAAagtactacgagatttaatccgaataaacagaaaatAAATCATGACAACAATTGCAGAGAATAAattaatcatgcgaactagcatagtagatgaacagatcactagaaacatgaattctgtcacgatctcgaacaagaaggataaaatcacatacggtgcagcgatgACAGCACCGCcgacgttgacgttgtcgcccatgtcgtcgaggatgaggttgccgaggacagaaaagaagtcgtcgttcgcgatgtcgccgctgccagcagtcgcgcaagtgcgctccccaaaaacctgatcgtccctctcccgtacaggatcacgagagacggggttccggaggcctgttgtcccttattccggtgcacgccgaaagaagggatggagaagacttgcttggcggcgcaatgatctgaaacggtggtgcgaaaccatacgaagcggctgcggctagggtagacgtctgcacTTGCCTCTTTTCCGGTCAAATACCGAGGACTACCCCTGTCTGTTTGGCAACTGAAGAAGGTGGATTTCCAATGCATTGAGGACAAAGCGGCCGGCAAATTGGTCACTTGGGAAGGTCAAAACATCACTACCATCGGGCGTACGACACTTGTTAGGTCGGTCATTACCTCCCAAGCAGTATTCTCCATCACGCCCCTCATCGTGCCTCAGAGCTCTCTCCATAGCCTTAACAAAATTGAGAGagctttcctttggtccggctCGGAAAAGACAACAGGAGCCAAATGCAAGGTCAACTAGAAGGTGTTTTATAGACCAAAAGAATATGGTGGCCTCGGGGTGCTCGACACCGACAAGTTTGCACGTGCTTCGCGGCTCCGGTGGCTATGGTATGAATGGACTGAGCCCCGCAGATTATGGGTTGGCCTTGGGAACCCGTGCACGGAGGAGGACCTCGAGTTTTTCTATGCCTCTACGATTATCACTGCAGAGGATGGCGCCAAAACGCCTTTTTGGGGCTCCCCGTGGCTTCTTGGTCGCAAACCCAAGGATATTGCGCCACTCTTTGTTTGCGGCCTTGAGAAGAAAGAATTGGAAGGTCCGTGAGGCCCTTGCGGGGAACGCTTGGATCTTCAAGATCAATCATGACACGAACACGGTTGTCTCCATCGCCCATGTTAGGGAGTTCTTCACTCTTTGGATGCTCCTTAATGACGTCCACCTTCATGAGCAAACCGAAGATGGCGGCAACGACGGTGACTTCGCCGCGCCGAGTGTATTCTTCCTGTAGTCTAGGGCTTTGTTTTTAGTAAACTTTAAATTTTCTATGTAAAACTGTTTAAATCGCCAAAGTTTATGCATGTTGCCGAATAAAAAAGCCCAATGTCTTTTAAAAAAACCTTGTGGGGCGACCGtggggccggcggctgggaacCCATTCGGCCCCAGGCCGATTTTATCGCCAGgtcgcccccaggcggcgatttttcgAGCCcccggggggccaacggctggagatgctcttagtaatCAAAGTAAGAGAAATTTAACCACACGCTTTCTTGCAGAATTTACAAAAGAGAGAGTATAGTTAAGGCTTGTTTGGTTCGTAGGAAAAGTAGATCAATTTTAGCGTGAATTGTTTGGAGGGGAAGTCTACCCTTTTTAATGGATTCGGTGAGTGCAATTTCTTTTCCTTCGAGGCGACTCAGCGGTTTTTGCTTTTACTCCCCTTATATATGCTTTTTTAGTTAATTCAATGGCTTTTTTCATCGCCTTTCAGAATGAAACTTTATTTTTTAATTGGAAAGCTATGTATTCTGCAAGAATGTTAGGCTGTCTATAAGGTTCTTTAACTTTTTCGATAGAAATATTAAATTTCTGGTTTACAGAGTTAATTTTCTTTTGTAGATATTTCTCTAATTCTTTGATTGCTCCTTTTTTTTATTTAATAAAGTTGGGAATCCGGTATGGATTATGATGTGGATCGTACTGATTTCTTTTTGAATTTCTATACTATGTGTAATTACTTCGGAACTTGAACCTGAGTCCATTTTTCTATTATGTGTAATTACTTCGGAACTTGAGTTTGATTCTATTTTTCTATGCGAGCCCTTTTTACTATTCTTTTGTATACAGTTCTTGATACAATTCTTTATTTTTTACTTTAAGCAACGTTGTTTGTCCGTTTGGCTAAAATGAATGGAGCAATAGAAAAGGAAAGGAAAGTTTTCTTACATCCCACTTTCAAAGGAAAAACGTTGGAATGTTACAATCTACTTAGACCTCTTTTTAAAATCATATTTTTTTCATGTGGTTTGATTTCAGTTTGACTGTATGAAGTACGGGGCTGAAGTCCTTATCATCGAATAATAGCATCATAATTGTACTTTTTCATGTGGTTTGAATTCAGTTTGACCGTATGAAGTACGGGGTTGAAGTCGTTATCATCGAATAATAGCATCATAATTGTACTTTTTCATGTGGTTTGAATTCAGTTTGATTGATTGTGTTTAGTGTTTAGTTGGATTTTTGTGTCTCTTTTTCAATTATGTGAACCAAACACGCAAGTATACATATTTATTGTGTTTTCCGACCCGCGTGTCGCACATATATATCTATCATATTCTTCTGCTTTTTCTTAATCTCACGTCTTTAAAACTTCGTGACACAAACAATATCTTAAATGTTTTCTAGGTCTCCTTGAATAATTTTTTGTACATAGATGTAGATGGGCATATATAAGTTGGACCGTGGCTCAGTTTGGCTCAAACGGACCACACCGAAGAGGACTTGGTTTGCCGGGGACCCATGCGCCAACAATGACATGGATCTTTCCACGCCCTCACAAAAGTTATCGTTGGCAATGGTCAGACAACAAGTCTTTGTAACTCGTCGTGAACCGTCGGTCGTAGGCCAAGAGACATCGCAACTACAACTTTTGCCCTTTCCAATAAGAAGGAATGGTGTGTCCAGTTGGCTATTCGCCACAATACTTGCGTGGAGCAAATCAACACTTCTAGGGGCCTCACTATGCAACACATCCGAAAATTCCTCGCCCTCTGGTTAATTATACACATCTCAAGTACAACTACAGGTGGATCGCCTCGACACCATCAACTGGCACAATTCCTCTGAATAGTCTCAACCAACATCAACATAAATAAAAACGATTGAAAAAAAATAACCCACCCATGTGTAAGATCTTCGTGTGGCTCATCATACAAAGTAGGGTTTGAACGCACTACCACCTCATGAAACGTAGGTGGCCAAAATTGCGGCCAGTGTCCCTTATGCACCCGTGTCGCCCCTCCCCCGTGTTTGCGGCACACATGCTCTTCCAGTGTTGGTACTCCGTAAGGTCATGTCACATGATCAAAGAATTACATGGGTTGCATCAGTTTGAACCGTCCGCACGTAGGGACTTCAATGGCGTCAAAATCATGGTGAGATCATTTGCCAAGATAGACGCAAGGTCATGGCCTGCCTAACCAcgggcattttgtgagagatttggAATGAGAGAAACCCACATGTGTTCGAAAGCAAATCATCACTACCTAACATCATCTGCTCGCGAATCCGAAACGAGGCAGGGCAATAGATAGCAGCGGGGGCCACCCATTTGGTTAACAACATGTGGGAAATAGTAACCTTTCCTATTGTTTGTTCTCGTCTTCAGGCATACGACCCGTGAAACCGCAAGTGTTCTTTTAATCCCGAGCTCAAATGCACATTTATGAACAGTAAAATTGAAAACAATAGTATGTTTTTTTAAAAGATAttaagtttttttttgtttttttacaacCAACAATGCTTTGTTTTCTGCATCTGTGCATTTTTTTCGTGATGAAATCACATTCATGGAGGTCTgagcaaaaataacaaaacattttttaaatagtcattttgaagcatcattttttttgcccaaagCATCAAGAATTTGCAGGCATGTAGAATATTTAACAGTATTTGTTGTCAATATGTTGACTCCGGAATTATCTAAATTTATTTACTATATTTACGACTTTCCTGTTCATGGCGGTGCATTTGAGCCGGGAGCAGAAACTCAGTGTCCCCGTGAAAAGCTCCTCCTATAAttaattatactccctccgttcacaaatataagatgttttgaatattactatttaaaataaaatatggacTGCATATAGAATGAACAGACATCGTATTTTTCTTGAATGGAGAGAGTAATTAATTAATATGGCAAGTGTTTTACGAGTGCAACTTTtgatgaaaaaaagaaaaagaaagcatAAGTTAGACGATTGACGACCATGAAAAAAGAATCTAGGCGGGCGCGCATACGACGAGGGCGCCCCGACACGGGCCATCTCCCCCCCTCCAATTACTCGTCTCCTCCGTCCACGCACGCAATCAGGCTAGACAAAGGAGCCGGTGCACCCAACCTATCATGCGTATCAATGAATgccacacacgaaaaacagaatgtcAGCTGCTAAACCCCAAAAAAAAAAAACTGGGGATCACCGGCTCGGTTTTAGGCCCCACAGCCAGAGCCAGAGCGCCGGCACGCACGGCTCCCTCCACGTGCTGTCGCACCTAACCATCCCCACGTCGCCTCTGTCCGGTGCGACGACCCGGCCAGCGGAGCCGGAGCCCAACCACCCGCAGCACCCGGgcgcatggcatggcatggcatagcATTGACCCCGCGGGGGCGAGGCCACGACTGAAAACGACGCACGCACGGAGATATAGGGGAGCCGGGAAAATGGCCCCCAAAAATCACCGCGGGAGGGAGCACGAGCCAAACGCACCCGACCCGACCCGACCCGACCCGGCCGCCCGTGGGCGTGGGTGGTGCGTGTCGTGTGCGCGGGTTCCAGCTCACGCGCACCCCTGCCCAACTAGAGAGAGTAACCCCTCCCCGAAAAACCCAAACCGATTCCCAATTTACTCCCCACCCCACCCCCGGCAGCGGCAGCACGCTCCCccacccccttcctcctcctccccctcccccaacCCCGCCGCCCCCAATCCGGAGGAGGCAGGGAGGAAGGAAGGCCGCCGCCCGCCCGCACCGACGGGGAGTAGCAACTAGACTAGCCCCCCTCCCTCCACCCCACCCATTGCGGCTCGGCCGCGCGGCGCCGCCGTCGGGACCGCCCCCGAGATGGACGACCTCAAGCAGATCCTGGCGCGCCCGATCCAGCTGGCGGAGCAGGTGATCAAGTGGTCCGACGAGGCCTACACGTTCCGGCAGGAGTGCGTGGAGCTCAAGGCCAAGGTGGAGCGCCTCGCCGCGCTGCTCCGCCAGGCGGCCCGCGCCGACCTCTACGAGCGGCCCGCGCGCCGCATCTTCGACGACACCGAGAAGGCGCTCGACAAGGCGCTGGCGCTGGTCGACAAGTGCCGCGCGCACGGCCTCGTCCGCCGGGTCTTCACCATCATCCCGGCCGGGTCATTCAAGAAGATGGCCAACCAGCTCGACAACTCCACGGGGGACCTCTCCTGGCTGCTCCGcgtctccgcctcctcctccgccggcgccggcgaggacgACTTCGACATGCACATCGGCCTGCCCCCCATCGCGCAGAACGAGCCCATCCTCTTCCTCATCTGGGAGCAGATCGCGGTGCTCTACACGGGCAACCTCGACGcccgcgccgacgccgccgccagCCTCGTCTCCCTCGCCCGCGACAACGACCGCTACTCCAAGCTCATCATCGAGGAGGACGGGGTGCCGCCGCTGCTCAGGCTCGTCAAGGAGGGCCGCCTCGAGGGACAGGAGAGCGCCGCGCTCGCCATCGGACTCCTCGGCCGCGACCCCGAGTGCGTCGAGCAGATGGTGCTCGCGGGCGCCTGCGCCGCCTTCGCCAAGGTGCTCAAGGACGCCCCCATGAAGGTGCAGGCCATGGTCGCATGGGCCATCTCCGAGCTCGCCGCCAACCACCCCAAGTGCCAGGACGCCTTCGCCCAGCACAACGCCATCCGCCTGCTCGTCGGCCACCTCGCCTTCGAGACCGTGCAGGAGCactccaagtacgccatcacctccAAGTTGTGCATACATTCCGTCGTCATGGACAAAAAGAACAACAACGGCATGCCGGACTTGCTCGAGGAGCATCAGCATAACACAGAGAGGCACCCTGCTGCTGGAAATGCTTCCCAGAGCAAGAACGAGATGCACAGTTTGGTCCAGTCCACCATGGCCTCAAAGTCCAActcctccaactccaactccaacttcAATGGCGGCAGCAGCAAGGGCGGTAACGGAGGCGGTGCTATCGCGTCAAAGCAGCATAATGCATCACTGTCAGGGACAACCACAAGGGGCAGGGAGTTCGAGGACCCCGAGACAAAGGCATACATGAAGGCCAATGCCGCCAAGGCTCTGTGGCACCTCGCCAAGGGCAATGCTGCTATCTGCAAGAGCATCACCGAGTCAAGGGCTCTTCTCTGCTTTGCGGTTCT encodes the following:
- the LOC123104601 gene encoding uncharacterized protein; this encodes MDDLKQILARPIQLAEQVIKWSDEAYTFRQECVELKAKVERLAALLRQAARADLYERPARRIFDDTEKALDKALALVDKCRAHGLVRRVFTIIPAGSFKKMANQLDNSTGDLSWLLRVSASSSAGAGEDDFDMHIGLPPIAQNEPILFLIWEQIAVLYTGNLDARADAAASLVSLARDNDRYSKLIIEEDGVPPLLRLVKEGRLEGQESAALAIGLLGRDPECVEQMVLAGACAAFAKVLKDAPMKVQAMVAWAISELAANHPKCQDAFAQHNAIRLLVGHLAFETVQEHSKYAITSKLCIHSVVMDKKNNNGMPDLLEEHQHNTERHPAAGNASQSKNEMHSLVQSTMASKSNSSNSNSNFNGGSSKGGNGGGAIASKQHNASLSGTTTRGREFEDPETKAYMKANAAKALWHLAKGNAAICKSITESRALLCFAVLLEKGEGDVQYNSAMALMEICSVAEQNSDLRRSAFKPTSPAARAVVDQLLRVVEKAEYDELLIPCIISLGCLSRTFRATETRIIGPLVKLLDEREADVSKEAAMSLTKFVCTDNYLRVDHSKAIVDAGGAKHLVQLVYFSEQAVQLAALTLVCYIAHNVPDSEELAQAEILTVLEWASKQAYMMQDPTIENLLPEAKIRLELYQSRGAKGYY